GTCGATTTGCTGCGTAAACGGCGGCCAGAAGTGAGTTTGGATATGGAATACCTTTCTGAAGCGGCAGACCCTCATGCACATGATCCGCTGGAGATTGCAATGCAGAAGGAGTCGGCCCAAGCAGCCGTTAGCTCCTTTTTGCAGTTACCGTCTGCGCAGCGAAGTACGGTTATCTTGAAGGATGTCTTCGATTACGAGCTTTCGGAGATTGGCCAATTCCTTCATATGCCGCTTACGGCCGTCAAAGCGGCCCTTCATCGCGGACGCGCTCGGCTTGGAGAACTTGCAAAGACGCCTGTGCAACGAACGCAAACTTTATCGGCTTCGCCGGAGCTCAGACGTTTTGTTGAAATGTTCAACAATCGTGACTGGCCTGGTCTGATCTCCATGTTGAGCGAGGATGTACATCTTTCGCAGACAGCACGAGCCGAACTGCGTGGGCGACAACAAGTTTCATCGATCTTCTATAAGGGTTACGGTGAGGTACAAGGGTGGCGTCTCCAGGAAGCCAGCATAGAGGGATACGAATGTGCAGCGGTCTTCCTGGACGATCCAAACACACC
This portion of the Edaphobacter sp. 4G125 genome encodes:
- a CDS encoding sigma-70 family RNA polymerase sigma factor; the encoded protein is MPKTEADENPVLINEDVELVQAALRDAAEKLRPALHGYCARMLGSTIDGEDAVQDTLLRAYTAIVAGSRPPEMRFWLFRLAHNCSVDLLRKRRPEVSLDMEYLSEAADPHAHDPLEIAMQKESAQAAVSSFLQLPSAQRSTVILKDVFDYELSEIGQFLHMPLTAVKAALHRGRARLGELAKTPVQRTQTLSASPELRRFVEMFNNRDWPGLISMLSEDVHLSQTARAELRGRQQVSSIFYKGYGEVQGWRLQEASIEGYECAAVFLDDPNTPAYFMLLHWQGDVLKSIRDFRYARYVMNGAEIMF